In one window of Acidobacteriota bacterium DNA:
- a CDS encoding glycosyltransferase, whose protein sequence is MGGMFVTFIILGILLLAQSAQSLRDGFRFLTYVRRRRAQQIGDYAPKAAVIIPVTGADEALEANIAAFRAQDYPQYELVLVVGTEKDPAYGMLSSLLKEAARGPGGPCNASLVVAGPSHAQGQKVHNLLRGLDAMGPGAEVLVFADADARPGSTWLRSLVAPLAARDVTVTTGFRWYLPGKTFVSQLRAAWDTSIATFMGEHDSSFPWGGSMAIRADNFKRLQVRERYWASTVSDDYCLGRAVHDGGGRIRFEPRCLVASRQDSTFAGFIGWTNRQIIITRVYAPRLWALGLASHLLYSLAFVCGFFVLLGPSAAGWERIAVGGLLAVILGLGMGKGKIRAIVAREIFPEESRFLARYGKCYWHMTLLVPWVMLWNFVVAGFVRTIEWSGVRYRLRSDHDVEIVGRERQ, encoded by the coding sequence ATGGGCGGCATGTTCGTCACCTTCATCATTCTGGGAATTTTGCTTCTGGCGCAAAGCGCGCAATCGCTGCGCGATGGGTTCCGATTTCTCACCTATGTGCGGAGGCGCCGGGCGCAGCAGATTGGAGATTATGCGCCGAAAGCGGCCGTGATCATTCCAGTGACGGGCGCTGATGAAGCGCTCGAAGCCAATATAGCTGCCTTCAGGGCGCAGGACTATCCGCAATACGAGTTGGTGCTGGTAGTAGGGACTGAAAAAGACCCAGCGTACGGTATGCTGAGCTCACTCTTGAAGGAGGCGGCGCGAGGTCCTGGCGGTCCATGCAATGCGTCGCTGGTGGTGGCAGGGCCATCCCATGCGCAAGGGCAAAAAGTCCACAACCTGTTGCGGGGGCTGGACGCGATGGGTCCCGGGGCCGAAGTGCTGGTTTTTGCAGACGCGGACGCGCGGCCTGGCTCGACGTGGCTGCGGTCGCTGGTTGCGCCGCTTGCAGCCCGTGATGTGACGGTCACCACAGGTTTCCGGTGGTACCTTCCGGGCAAGACCTTTGTTTCACAACTGCGCGCCGCCTGGGACACATCCATTGCAACGTTTATGGGCGAGCATGACAGCAGTTTCCCCTGGGGCGGCTCGATGGCCATCCGCGCGGATAACTTTAAGCGCCTGCAGGTCCGTGAGCGTTACTGGGCGTCGACGGTCAGCGACGACTATTGCCTCGGCAGGGCAGTCCATGACGGTGGCGGCAGGATTCGTTTTGAGCCGCGCTGCCTGGTAGCTTCGCGGCAGGATTCCACTTTTGCCGGGTTCATAGGCTGGACTAACCGCCAGATCATCATCACGCGGGTTTACGCCCCGCGATTGTGGGCGCTGGGTCTGGCGTCTCATTTGCTCTATTCGCTGGCGTTCGTCTGTGGCTTTTTTGTCCTGCTTGGACCTTCGGCCGCTGGATGGGAACGGATTGCAGTTGGCGGCCTGCTTGCCGTCATTCTCGGGCTGGGAATGGGGAAAGGGAAGATTCGGGCGATTGTGGCCCGCGAGATATTTCCTGAAGAGAGCAGGTTTCTCGCCAGGTACGGAAAGTGCTACTGGCATATGACGCTGCTGGTTCCCTGGGTGATGCTTTGGAATTTTGTGGTAGCGGGATTCGTACGGACCATCGAATGGAGCGGAGTTCGTTATAGGTTGCGGTCAGACCATGATGTCGAAATTGTGGGACGAGAGCGGCAATGA
- a CDS encoding AI-2E family transporter: protein MPETKSEAFQPTKIATASGRIIAVAIVIACINYASSIIITLICAILIAFVLEPAVRFLERIHIPRWLGALLMLMGSIGLLYLVIYGIYDRVIAFIQEFPTYGAPLKHLFASLEGMVKNVQKLASGMVPLPSEPQSNLPTIRLQQESPWGQYLLRGIGSVYTFLVTVMFVPFLVFFMLTAKGHIWKGTLSLFSDRHRQQAENVILGIGHMIRRYVMGNVLVALMAAALITPAFTLMGLHFAMLIGLLAALLSMVPYLGVALAMAPPMMMALGQYTSTTPFIEIAAIVMVVHFLAINVLTPKFVGHQVSLNALTVTIAMMFWGWLWGAVGLILAVPLTAAFKAICDNVDRLKPWGAWMGEE, encoded by the coding sequence ATGCCTGAGACGAAATCCGAAGCTTTCCAGCCCACAAAGATTGCCACGGCGAGTGGGCGCATCATTGCCGTGGCTATCGTGATTGCCTGTATTAATTATGCAAGCTCAATCATTATCACGCTGATCTGCGCCATCCTGATTGCTTTTGTGCTGGAGCCGGCAGTCCGTTTTCTGGAGCGGATTCACATCCCTCGCTGGCTGGGCGCTCTGCTGATGCTGATGGGCTCCATCGGACTGCTTTACCTGGTTATATACGGCATCTATGACCGGGTGATTGCGTTCATTCAGGAATTCCCCACATACGGCGCGCCGCTCAAGCATCTGTTTGCGAGCCTCGAGGGCATGGTGAAAAATGTTCAGAAGCTGGCTTCCGGGATGGTGCCGCTTCCATCGGAGCCGCAATCAAACCTTCCTACTATCCGGCTGCAGCAGGAATCCCCTTGGGGACAGTATCTGCTGCGAGGCATCGGGTCAGTCTACACGTTTCTTGTGACGGTGATGTTTGTTCCCTTCCTGGTTTTCTTCATGCTCACTGCCAAGGGCCACATCTGGAAAGGAACGCTGAGCCTGTTTTCAGACAGGCATCGGCAGCAGGCCGAAAACGTGATCCTCGGGATCGGCCACATGATCCGGCGCTACGTGATGGGAAACGTTCTGGTAGCGCTGATGGCGGCTGCGCTGATCACTCCAGCCTTTACTTTGATGGGGCTTCATTTTGCGATGCTGATCGGGCTGCTGGCTGCTTTGCTCAGCATGGTTCCGTACCTCGGCGTTGCCCTGGCGATGGCGCCCCCCATGATGATGGCGCTCGGACAATACACCTCGACAACTCCTTTTATCGAGATTGCTGCCATCGTCATGGTAGTGCACTTCCTGGCCATTAACGTCCTGACTCCCAAGTTCGTTGGCCACCAGGTCAGCCTGAATGCTCTGACTGTGACGATTGCAATGATGTTCTGGGGATGGCTCTGGGGGGCAGTCGGTCTGATACTTGCTGTACCGTTGACGGCTGCCTTCAAAGCCATTTGTGACAATGTGGACAGGCTGAAACCCTGGGGCGCCTGGATGGGCGAGGAATGA
- the glmU gene encoding UDP-N-acetylglucosamine diphosphorylase/glucosamine-1-phosphate N-acetyltransferase codes for MANQDFSIVILAAGKSTRFKSERSKLVHTLAGRPLGDYVVSAALAAGPESVLMVVGHNAASVRETLARPGLTFVEQKEQRGTGHALMVARPQLEKCKGSAVVVIVGDVPLLRTATLLELVAAHRKARASASVLTMRPDSPSGYGRIVRTRGGAVRAIVEEKLCSSAQRRIGEVSSGILCFSRIELLKHLDKLSDKNAQKEYLLTDLVSILNRHHKKVVAFPIADAREVLGVNDRVELAQVERILRMQKAEALMRGGVTIVDPQSTYIDSIVEVGTDTVIEPGVSLLGNTRIGGYCTIRVHSTIADSVLGDRVLVRPNTFVTGCVIGSDVILGPFAHLRDGAVIADGARIGNFVEVKKSRVGRGTRAWHLTYLGDATLGEQVNIGAGTVTCNYDGEKKNQTEIEDGVFIGSGTMLVAPVKIGKGSYVAAGSAITADVPAESLAVGRARQVNKEGWVRRHKEQSTQPRQEQSLPKKNGKPAR; via the coding sequence ATGGCCAATCAGGACTTCTCAATCGTTATTCTTGCCGCAGGTAAATCGACGCGCTTCAAATCAGAGCGTTCGAAACTTGTCCACACACTGGCAGGGCGCCCGCTTGGCGATTATGTGGTGAGCGCAGCGCTCGCGGCGGGGCCGGAATCCGTCCTGATGGTGGTGGGACATAACGCGGCTTCGGTCCGTGAAACATTAGCGCGGCCAGGGCTCACGTTTGTAGAACAGAAAGAGCAGCGGGGAACAGGTCACGCACTAATGGTGGCGCGTCCTCAACTCGAAAAGTGCAAGGGTTCTGCGGTGGTGGTGATTGTGGGAGACGTGCCGCTTCTGCGGACGGCAACTCTGCTGGAGCTGGTTGCCGCTCACCGCAAAGCGCGGGCGTCGGCTTCCGTGCTGACCATGCGTCCCGACAGCCCGAGTGGATACGGCAGGATTGTGCGAACCCGCGGCGGCGCCGTCCGGGCTATCGTCGAAGAGAAACTTTGCTCTTCCGCCCAGCGCAGAATCGGAGAAGTGAGTTCCGGCATCCTCTGCTTTTCACGTATCGAGCTGCTGAAACACCTCGACAAACTCTCCGACAAGAACGCGCAAAAAGAATATCTTTTAACGGACCTGGTCAGCATCCTTAACCGGCATCATAAAAAGGTTGTGGCGTTTCCCATCGCCGATGCGCGCGAAGTCCTGGGCGTGAATGATCGGGTTGAACTGGCCCAGGTGGAGCGTATCCTGAGGATGCAGAAGGCGGAAGCCCTGATGCGCGGCGGGGTGACCATCGTCGATCCGCAATCGACATACATTGATTCCATAGTGGAAGTCGGAACAGACACCGTGATTGAGCCCGGCGTGAGCTTGCTGGGTAATACACGAATCGGAGGGTACTGCACCATCCGAGTGCATTCAACCATTGCCGATTCGGTTTTGGGCGACCGTGTGCTGGTGCGCCCCAATACGTTTGTTACTGGTTGCGTGATCGGCTCAGACGTGATTCTTGGGCCTTTTGCCCACCTGCGCGACGGCGCGGTGATTGCGGATGGTGCGCGCATCGGCAATTTTGTTGAAGTTAAGAAGTCGCGTGTGGGGCGGGGCACGCGCGCCTGGCATCTCACCTACCTCGGAGATGCCACGCTCGGCGAGCAAGTGAACATCGGTGCCGGCACGGTAACCTGCAATTACGATGGCGAGAAAAAGAACCAGACCGAGATTGAAGATGGAGTTTTCATTGGCAGCGGAACGATGCTCGTCGCACCCGTAAAGATTGGCAAAGGATCGTATGTGGCGGCTGGGTCCGCCATCACCGCGGATGTTCCGGCGGAATCGCTGGCTGTTGGCAGGGCGCGCCAGGTAAACAAGGAAGGCTGGGTCCGCAGGCACAAAGAGCAGAGCACACAGCCGAGGCAGGAGCAGAGCCTGCCCAAGAAAAACGGGAAACCAGCCAGGTAG
- a CDS encoding thiazole biosynthesis adenylyltransferase ThiF, whose translation MNQNKYSRQILFSPIGEEGQKKLLSSKAVIIGCGALGTAQANALVRAGVGALRIVDRDYVEESNLQRQSLFDENDARDSLPKAIAVERKLKEINSEVLTEGVVADATSHNIEDLVRGFDVILDGTDNFEARYLLNDVAVKLGIPWIYGAIVASSAVTMTILPGRGPCLSCVFPQAPAGLHETCDTVGVIGPAAAWTSAIQVTEALKILLGREQELHGTLFGFDIWRNRTQQVRPKRDSDCRTCVQRVFTYLEEGETLPTTLCGRDAVQIRHRDSRRLDMGLLKARLEQFGTVRANDFLLKFSFDGYELTVFTDGRAIIKGTHDPAVARSIYAKYISA comes from the coding sequence ATGAACCAAAACAAGTATTCCCGGCAGATTCTGTTCAGCCCCATTGGCGAAGAGGGACAGAAGAAGTTGCTCTCCTCGAAAGCCGTAATCATCGGGTGCGGCGCGCTGGGGACCGCCCAGGCAAATGCGCTGGTTCGGGCGGGAGTTGGCGCCCTGCGCATCGTGGACCGCGATTATGTTGAGGAGAGCAACCTGCAGCGCCAATCGCTGTTTGATGAGAACGATGCACGGGATAGCCTTCCCAAGGCGATTGCGGTGGAGCGCAAGCTCAAGGAGATTAATTCGGAAGTCCTGACAGAAGGCGTAGTGGCTGACGCAACCAGCCACAACATTGAAGACCTCGTGCGGGGATTTGACGTCATTCTGGACGGCACCGACAACTTCGAGGCTCGCTATTTGCTGAACGACGTTGCCGTCAAACTGGGGATTCCGTGGATTTACGGGGCAATCGTTGCAAGCTCCGCCGTTACGATGACCATCCTTCCGGGCCGTGGACCGTGCCTTTCCTGCGTCTTCCCGCAAGCGCCCGCGGGTTTGCACGAAACCTGCGACACGGTTGGGGTCATCGGGCCTGCGGCGGCATGGACCTCTGCCATCCAGGTGACGGAAGCCTTAAAAATCCTGCTGGGGCGCGAGCAGGAATTGCACGGGACGCTTTTCGGATTTGATATCTGGCGCAACCGTACGCAGCAGGTCAGGCCGAAGCGCGACTCCGATTGCAGAACATGCGTGCAAAGGGTTTTTACTTACCTGGAGGAAGGAGAAACACTCCCCACCACGCTCTGTGGAAGGGACGCTGTCCAGATTCGTCACCGCGACTCCCGCAGGCTGGACATGGGCCTGTTGAAAGCCCGCCTGGAACAGTTTGGAACCGTTCGGGCCAATGATTTCCTGCTGAAATTTTCCTTCGACGGTTATGAGCTGACCGTTTTCACAGACGGCCGCGCCATCATCAAGGGAACTCATGACCCGGCCGTCGCGCGGAGCATTTACGCAAAATACATCAGCGCCTGA
- a CDS encoding protein-L-isoaspartate(D-aspartate) O-methyltransferase encodes MAQIPFEPERRAMIEGQLRRRGIHDERVLQAMFDVPRHEFVPEQHKREAYEDRPIVIAEGQTISQPYMVAAMTEAAHLKPGDKVLEIGTGSGYQAAVLAQLGTEVITMERIRSLAESAQTRLSRLGYCSVRVIPEDGSVGCPAAAPFAAIIVTAAAPAVPQVLVGQLADGGRLVIPVGTLQLQTLQVISKHADKLLVCDLDPCQFVPLVGKQAWPEGMI; translated from the coding sequence ATGGCCCAGATTCCCTTTGAGCCCGAGCGCCGAGCCATGATTGAGGGGCAATTGCGCCGCCGCGGCATTCATGACGAGCGTGTTCTGCAAGCCATGTTTGATGTGCCGCGCCACGAGTTTGTGCCGGAGCAACACAAACGTGAGGCCTACGAGGACCGGCCGATCGTCATCGCAGAGGGACAGACGATTTCGCAACCGTACATGGTTGCGGCAATGACGGAAGCCGCGCATCTCAAGCCCGGAGACAAAGTGCTCGAAATCGGGACAGGCTCCGGTTACCAGGCTGCTGTTCTGGCGCAACTGGGCACTGAAGTGATCACCATGGAGCGCATCCGGAGCCTGGCGGAATCGGCGCAAACACGGCTGTCGCGCCTGGGATATTGCAGCGTCCGGGTTATTCCGGAGGACGGCAGCGTGGGCTGCCCGGCAGCAGCGCCTTTTGCGGCCATTATTGTAACTGCCGCCGCACCAGCGGTACCGCAAGTGCTTGTCGGCCAACTGGCAGATGGAGGGCGGCTGGTAATCCCCGTTGGAACGCTTCAGTTGCAGACACTTCAGGTGATTTCAAAACATGCCGATAAACTTTTAGTCTGTGATTTAGACCCATGTCAGTTTGTTCCGCTGGTCGGCAAGCAGGCTTGGCCGGAAGGTATGATCTAG
- a CDS encoding glycosyltransferase family 2 protein yields MADPYLSIVVPAFNEASRVGNTLAEVQKYCATKPFEVEVVLVDDGSSDRTLDLFKEFRALRPGTRVLCNQANRGKGFSVRRGVLESRGSVVLFTDADLSAPIEEADKLLAALESQAADAAIGSRALDRTLIGVRQPWRREYAGRFFNLLVRLFTGLKIHDTQCGLKLFRRESTRRAFELQRVDRFGFDPEVLFLVQRLGGKIVEVPVRWNDNPATKVHFLRDSALMFLDLIVLRWRAWAGWNSASNFL; encoded by the coding sequence ATGGCTGACCCCTATCTGAGCATTGTGGTCCCCGCATTTAACGAAGCATCGCGGGTGGGAAACACCCTTGCGGAAGTGCAGAAGTACTGCGCAACAAAGCCTTTTGAGGTCGAGGTGGTGTTGGTGGACGACGGGTCAAGCGATCGCACATTGGATCTCTTCAAGGAGTTTCGAGCCCTTCGGCCGGGGACCCGAGTGCTTTGTAATCAGGCTAACCGCGGGAAGGGGTTCAGCGTGCGGCGTGGCGTTCTGGAATCACGCGGCAGCGTTGTCCTTTTCACAGATGCCGATCTTTCTGCGCCAATAGAAGAAGCGGACAAACTGCTTGCAGCGCTTGAGTCTCAAGCTGCAGATGCTGCCATCGGTTCACGCGCCCTTGACCGGACGCTTATCGGTGTCCGACAGCCCTGGCGCCGGGAATATGCCGGCCGGTTTTTCAATCTGTTGGTGCGTCTGTTTACGGGCCTGAAGATTCATGACACGCAATGCGGGCTGAAGCTGTTCCGCAGAGAATCTACGCGGCGGGCTTTTGAGTTACAACGTGTTGACCGGTTTGGCTTCGATCCAGAGGTCCTTTTCCTCGTCCAACGCCTGGGTGGGAAGATCGTTGAGGTTCCCGTTCGCTGGAATGATAATCCCGCCACCAAGGTCCACTTTCTTCGTGATTCTGCTCTCATGTTTCTCGATCTTATCGTTCTTCGCTGGCGCGCCTGGGCCGGTTGGAATTCTGCCTCAAATTTTCTCTAG
- a CDS encoding NUDIX domain-containing protein — protein MKREYPSHPIVGVGGVVIRGSCVLLIQRGTEPLKGEWSIPGGMLELGESLADGVRREVLEETGLRVRPLESIAVVDRVQKNGSRVRYHYVIIDYVCRSSGGQLKPGSDVLDARWVERKDISRYKITPKATAVIADAFEWVRRRQRPKRSHR, from the coding sequence ATGAAACGTGAATATCCCAGCCACCCCATTGTGGGTGTCGGTGGCGTAGTCATCCGTGGCAGTTGCGTGTTACTAATTCAACGGGGAACTGAGCCTCTAAAAGGCGAATGGTCCATCCCTGGGGGAATGCTCGAGCTGGGAGAAAGCCTTGCGGACGGGGTGAGGCGGGAAGTCTTGGAAGAGACGGGCTTAAGGGTCCGTCCCCTTGAATCGATTGCCGTGGTTGATCGAGTCCAGAAAAATGGCAGCCGGGTAAGATACCATTACGTCATTATCGATTATGTCTGCCGTTCGTCAGGAGGCCAGTTAAAGCCGGGAAGCGACGTCCTGGACGCACGGTGGGTTGAGCGCAAGGATATCTCGCGCTACAAAATAACTCCCAAAGCCACCGCAGTCATCGCAGACGCTTTCGAGTGGGTACGAAGGCGCCAACGTCCGAAGCGCAGCCATCGATAG
- the aroE gene encoding shikimate dehydrogenase yields MLYNNGVLHYKGSATLEKDLAKSPSPRIFVSLASPSLDVAEAYIETLGTTAPLGFELRLDYLQDHARLESDLHKMLARLRYPQTIATCRRVDAGGRFEGSVEDQLEVLSAAARAGCQWVDIEIESVKAVRKPPFKDLAPAKVIVSYHNYRNTPDLEAIYRRLARLPVEAVKIASHAQELQDNLKILKLLKSNRRHRPQLVALAMGNSGICSRVMAFRWGSPFTYASAGNHHAVAGGQLAIENMRSVYHVEHLDERTQLYGVVGTHSAMSLSPAMQNIAFQAKRVNALYLPCETARLIDFLKFARSLKFAGFSITMPFKRAIMKELDWIDPLAEQIGACNTVAIRHGKWMGWNTDSAAVVEVLTKRLRLPGSRILILGAGGAARAGAYALRAETADVFIAARRDAVARKLARAVGAEAVPWENADSLDVDAVINATPVGMAPHSDAHPIDLARLRTRVVFDMVYYPVETRFLSEARGRGLVTISGLEMLVAQGARQFEIWTGQPAPRALMEQAIRQSLNHAPPG; encoded by the coding sequence ATGCTTTATAATAATGGAGTTCTTCACTATAAAGGGTCGGCTACCCTGGAAAAAGATTTGGCCAAATCTCCATCTCCTCGAATCTTTGTATCATTAGCGTCACCAAGTCTGGATGTGGCTGAGGCGTACATCGAGACCCTTGGCACAACCGCGCCGCTTGGTTTTGAACTCCGACTGGACTATCTCCAGGACCACGCCCGGCTGGAATCAGATTTGCACAAGATGCTGGCCCGCCTGCGCTATCCTCAAACCATCGCGACATGCCGACGCGTAGATGCGGGTGGCCGGTTTGAGGGTTCGGTTGAAGACCAACTGGAGGTTTTGTCCGCTGCTGCCCGTGCGGGGTGTCAGTGGGTTGACATTGAAATTGAATCCGTCAAGGCTGTGCGCAAGCCTCCGTTCAAAGATCTGGCTCCCGCAAAGGTCATTGTTTCATATCACAATTACCGCAATACTCCGGACCTAGAGGCCATTTATCGTCGCCTTGCCCGACTTCCGGTTGAGGCTGTCAAGATTGCGAGCCACGCGCAGGAGCTTCAGGACAACTTGAAGATTCTGAAGCTGCTCAAGTCCAATCGCCGCCATCGTCCCCAGCTTGTTGCGCTGGCAATGGGCAACTCAGGGATCTGTTCGCGCGTGATGGCCTTCCGGTGGGGAAGTCCATTTACGTATGCTTCGGCAGGCAACCATCATGCCGTTGCCGGCGGACAACTCGCCATAGAGAACATGCGCTCTGTGTACCACGTAGAGCATTTGGACGAACGTACGCAATTGTATGGAGTCGTGGGAACGCATTCGGCAATGTCCCTCTCGCCGGCCATGCAGAACATTGCATTCCAGGCGAAGCGCGTGAACGCTCTCTATCTGCCATGCGAGACGGCGCGGTTGATTGACTTCCTCAAGTTCGCCCGGTCACTTAAATTTGCGGGCTTCAGCATCACCATGCCCTTCAAACGGGCAATCATGAAAGAGCTCGACTGGATTGACCCGCTGGCGGAGCAGATAGGCGCCTGCAACACCGTGGCCATTCGGCACGGCAAGTGGATGGGGTGGAACACGGATTCGGCGGCAGTGGTCGAAGTGCTCACCAAACGGCTTCGGCTTCCTGGCAGCCGGATTCTCATCCTCGGGGCGGGCGGAGCTGCGCGGGCCGGGGCCTATGCTCTGCGGGCCGAAACGGCTGATGTCTTTATTGCCGCGCGCCGGGATGCCGTGGCAAGAAAACTCGCCCGGGCTGTTGGCGCGGAGGCCGTTCCCTGGGAGAACGCTGACAGTCTGGACGTAGATGCAGTCATTAACGCTACGCCCGTGGGGATGGCTCCCCACAGCGATGCCCACCCGATTGACCTTGCGCGGTTGCGAACGCGCGTGGTCTTTGACATGGTCTACTACCCGGTTGAAACCCGATTTCTCTCCGAAGCCCGCGGCCGCGGACTTGTCACCATTTCGGGGCTTGAAATGCTGGTGGCGCAGGGCGCCAGGCAGTTTGAAATCTGGACAGGGCAGCCGGCTCCGCGCGCTTTGATGGAGCAAGCCATTCGCCAGTCGCTGAACCATGCTCCCCCGGGTTAA
- a CDS encoding mechanosensitive ion channel family protein — protein sequence MLLTLTLSVPGIPDLGIFLDHAIRIVAILVAAYIAARILNKLIPSIRTRILERMKEHGRADLETEKRAATLSGIFQKTVVITIWLLAIVMALEESGFDIAPLLAGAGVVGLAIGFGAQNLVRDLVSGLFILLENQVRVSDVAVINGTSGQVEQINLRTIVLRAFDGTIHIFANGTINTLSNMTHGYSYYVFNLGVAYKEDTDHVVEVLKQLGDEMIQDEKYKPLILAPLEVVGVDQFGDSAVVIKARFKTVPVQQWIVGREMNRRIKKKFDELGIEIPFPHRSIDWGEAGKPFALHSQDDREELKALIREVLTEQRSHEQIESTQLRRPEKA from the coding sequence ATGTTGTTGACGCTCACATTGTCTGTGCCCGGCATTCCCGATCTTGGTATTTTCCTGGACCACGCTATCCGCATTGTGGCAATCCTCGTTGCGGCCTACATTGCTGCCAGAATTCTCAATAAATTGATCCCCTCCATCAGGACCCGGATCCTCGAAAGGATGAAGGAGCATGGCCGGGCCGACCTTGAGACGGAGAAGCGCGCGGCCACGCTGAGCGGCATTTTCCAAAAGACGGTCGTGATCACGATCTGGCTTCTGGCGATTGTCATGGCGCTTGAGGAATCCGGGTTCGACATAGCACCCCTCCTGGCTGGAGCTGGAGTCGTGGGCCTGGCCATTGGCTTTGGCGCGCAAAATCTGGTGCGTGACCTGGTTTCAGGGCTGTTCATTCTGCTGGAAAACCAGGTTCGGGTGAGTGACGTGGCGGTGATCAATGGCACCAGCGGCCAGGTGGAGCAGATCAATCTGCGGACAATCGTCCTTCGTGCGTTTGACGGGACCATCCACATTTTCGCCAATGGCACCATCAACACCCTGTCCAACATGACGCATGGGTACTCATACTATGTTTTCAACCTGGGAGTTGCATACAAGGAAGACACAGACCATGTCGTCGAGGTCCTCAAGCAGCTTGGCGACGAGATGATTCAGGACGAAAAGTACAAACCTCTAATCCTGGCGCCGCTGGAGGTTGTGGGGGTTGATCAATTCGGGGATTCGGCGGTGGTAATCAAGGCGCGTTTCAAGACGGTCCCGGTCCAGCAATGGATCGTGGGGCGGGAAATGAACCGCCGCATTAAGAAGAAGTTTGATGAGTTGGGGATTGAAATACCGTTCCCGCACAGAAGCATCGACTGGGGTGAGGCCGGTAAGCCCTTTGCACTCCACTCGCAAGATGACCGCGAAGAATTGAAGGCCCTGATTCGCGAAGTGCTAACCGAGCAGCGATCGCATGAACAGATTGAGAGCACACAGCTCAGACGCCCGGAGAAAGCGTAG
- the trpE gene encoding anthranilate synthase component I: METTTPKFSEFRRLARQGTVVPVYRTIVADLLSPVSAFLKLAPGAFKGAGPNGKGGSHHSFLLESVEGGERVGRYTYFGVDPFQVITCRGDRITLVRGRERIEESGNIFDYLRRVGSKYSSVKLPGLPPFSAGAVGYLSYEGVRQLERLPAHVEPDVDIDDAIFMYFRTLVAFDHVRHRLFLISNVLTEEDAGTLRQKYDHAVRELDQLERKLARPLRLPNVRAPKGTLRVKPNMTRQRYEKIVERGKEYIRAGDVFQVVLSQRLTVPVRVPPFQVYRALRVVNPSPYMYYLQFGKSTVLGSSPEMLVKVAGRDVEYRPIAGTRSRGKTEEEDLRLEQDLLSDEKERAEHIMLVDLGRNDVGRVSEYSSVHPERVMFVERYSHVMHLVSLIKGKLRPDADSYSALAACFPAGTLTGAPKVRAMEIIDELEPTRRGLYGGAVLYADFSGNLNSCIVIRTVMIKDSKAYLQAGAGIVADSVPSLEFDESMNKARAMLRAFAMAEKGL, encoded by the coding sequence ATGGAAACGACCACTCCCAAGTTTTCTGAATTCCGTCGCCTTGCGCGCCAGGGCACCGTCGTGCCCGTTTACCGCACTATCGTGGCTGACCTGCTGAGCCCCGTATCGGCTTTCCTGAAACTCGCTCCCGGAGCTTTCAAGGGCGCCGGGCCGAACGGCAAAGGCGGTTCGCACCACAGCTTCCTCCTGGAAAGCGTAGAGGGCGGCGAGCGTGTTGGCCGCTACACTTACTTTGGCGTTGATCCCTTTCAGGTGATCACCTGCCGTGGTGACCGGATCACGCTTGTCCGCGGGCGCGAGCGGATTGAAGAGTCCGGCAATATCTTTGATTACTTAAGGCGAGTCGGGTCAAAGTACAGTTCCGTGAAGCTGCCGGGGCTCCCGCCCTTCAGCGCTGGAGCTGTGGGCTATCTTTCCTACGAAGGGGTGCGCCAGCTTGAACGGCTGCCCGCCCACGTCGAGCCTGACGTTGACATAGACGACGCGATTTTTATGTATTTCCGCACGCTCGTCGCCTTTGACCACGTCCGCCACCGCCTTTTCCTGATTTCGAATGTTCTGACCGAAGAAGATGCTGGAACACTTCGCCAGAAATACGACCATGCCGTCCGCGAATTAGACCAACTGGAGCGCAAACTGGCGCGGCCCTTGCGCCTGCCGAACGTGCGGGCTCCCAAAGGCACGCTGCGGGTCAAGCCCAACATGACGCGGCAGCGCTACGAAAAAATTGTTGAGCGGGGCAAAGAGTACATCCGTGCCGGAGATGTTTTCCAGGTGGTACTGTCGCAGCGGCTCACGGTCCCGGTCCGCGTTCCGCCGTTTCAGGTTTATCGCGCGCTGCGAGTGGTGAATCCGTCGCCGTACATGTACTACCTGCAATTCGGCAAGTCCACGGTGCTGGGATCATCGCCGGAGATGCTGGTGAAAGTAGCCGGGCGTGACGTGGAGTACCGCCCCATTGCCGGGACGCGCTCCCGTGGAAAGACAGAGGAAGAGGACTTGCGCCTCGAGCAGGACTTGCTATCCGATGAAAAGGAACGCGCCGAGCACATCATGCTGGTTGACCTGGGCCGCAATGACGTGGGCCGCGTGTCGGAGTATTCGTCCGTCCACCCGGAGCGCGTCATGTTCGTTGAGCGCTACTCCCACGTCATGCACCTGGTTTCGCTGATTAAGGGAAAGCTCCGGCCCGATGCCGACAGCTACTCGGCGCTCGCCGCCTGCTTCCCGGCGGGGACCTTGACCGGCGCGCCCAAGGTCCGCGCCATGGAGATCATCGACGAGCTCGAGCCCACGCGCCGCGGCCTCTACGGCGGCGCCGTCCTATACGCCGATTTCTCCGGCAACCTCAATTCCTGCATCGTCATTCGTACCGTGATGATCAAGGACAGCAAGGCCTACCTCCAGGCCGGCGCCGGCATCGTGGCAGATTCCGTCCCCTCGCTCGAATTTGATGAATCCATGAACAAGGCCCGCGCCATGCTAAGGGCGTTTGCAATGGCGGAAAAAGGGTTGTAA